The following are from one region of the Scyliorhinus canicula chromosome 26, sScyCan1.1, whole genome shotgun sequence genome:
- the LOC119957414 gene encoding ras association domain-containing protein 2-like — translation MQSDDNCQECTIGDPVSSQLMRTKSDAGALLFRRTNLRSPSDKRRIRRHRFSINGHFYNHKTSVFTPAFGSITNVRVNSTMSTLQVLNLLLNKFKIVNSFDEFALYVVHTSGERTKLKDSDYPLISRILQGPCEAIAKIFLMEKDLGEEVTYDVAQYIKFEMPVLQSFIVKLKEEEDREVKKLTRKYSVMRMIIETRVQELTESWAQM, via the exons ATGCAGAGTGACGACA ATTGCCAGGAGTGTACCATCGGTGATCCAGTGAGTTCGCAGTTAATGAGGACAAAGAGTGATGCCGGAGCCCTGCTATTCCGGAGAACAAACCTTCGATCACCGAGTGACAAGAGGAGAATTAGGAGACATCGCTTCTCCATCAACGGCCACTTCTATAATCATAAG ACGTCTGTCTTCACCCCTGCCTTTGGTTCTATTACTAATGTCCGTGTAAACAGCACGATGAGTACTCTGCAAGTCCTCAACCTGCTCCTCAACAAGTTTAAG ATCGTGAACAGTTTTGATGAATTTGCACTTTACGTTGTTCACACCAGTGGAG aaagaacaAAGTTGAAGGATTCGGACTACCCTCTGATCTCTCGCATTCTTCAGGGACCATGTGAAGCCATAGCTAAGATCTTCCTCATGGAGAAGGATCTGGGTGAAGAGGTGACCTATGAC GTTGCTCAATACATCAAGTTTGAAATGCCAGTGCTGCAGAGTTTTATTGTAAAGCTGAAAGAAGAGGAAGATCGGGAGGTGAAGAAGTTGACACGCAA GTATTCCGTGATGCGTATGATCATCGAGACACGTGTCCAAGAACTGACCGAGTCCTGGGCACAGATGTGA